TGTCCAGCTCGCTGGTACGATTGCCCAAGTCTGCCAGCGGAATGTGTTTCGCGTCGCGCAGGTGCCCGTTGGCAAATGCGTCGGCGCCGCGCACATCGATCACGGCGGTGGATTTACCGCGGTTGATCATCTGGGTGGCCTGCAGCGGCGATGCCACACGGCCACGCGGCGCCAGCGATAACCATAGCAGCGCGCCCCCCGACAGGACGGCGATCGCAACAGTGATGAAATGGTCGATGATGAATTTCACGAAGGTTCCGTTGGTTGAACTGAATCATCGCATTATAAAATAGAAGTCGGATCGGTATTTCCTGCTCACTTTTTTCTATAAAGCACCTATGTACAAAATCGTATTCATGCGCCACGGCGAGTCCACCTGGAACCTCGAGAACCGTTTCACCGGCTGGACCGATGTCGACCTGACCGAAAAAGGCGTCAACGAAGCCAAGACGGCCGGCCGCCTGCTGAAGGAAGCCGGCTTCACCTTCGACCTAGCCTACACGTCGGTCCTGAAACGTGCGATCCGCACGCTGTGGCTGGCCATGGACGAGATGGACATGATGTGGCTGCCGGTCAAGAACGACTGGCGCCTGAACGAGCGCCATTACGGCGCCCTGCAAGGCCTGGACAAGGGCGAGACCGCCGCCAAGTTCGGCGACGAGCAGGTGCTCGTATGGCGCCGCAGCTACGACACGCCGCCGCCCGCGCTGGAAGCGAACGATCCGCGCACGTCGTTCAACGATCCGCGCTACGCCGGCCTCGACAAGGCGCAGATCCCGCTGACCGAATGCCTGAAGGACACCGTCGCCCGCGTGATGCCGGCCTGGGACGAAGAAATCGCCCCGGCCATCCGTGCCGGCAAGCAGATCCTGATCTCGGCCCACGGCAACAGCCTGCGCGCCGTGATCAAGATGCTGGACAACATCAGCGACACCGACATCGTCGGCCTGAACATCCCGAACGGCACCCCGCTCGTGTATGAACTGGACGCGGACCTGAAGCCGATCCGTCATTACTACCTGGGCGACCAGGAAGCGATCGCGGCCGCCATGGCCGCCGTGGCCAACCAAGGGAAGGCGAAGTAAGTCTTGCTTTCCTTCGTGAAGTCGACGTCCGCGGGCCTGTCCGTCCGCGGCAAGCTGTTGTGCGGCCTGGTGGCCTGTGCGTTCGCCTTCGGCGGCGCGCAGGCGGCGCCGCGCCAGACCGAGCGCAGCAAGCAAAAAGCCGCCGCCGAGGCGGCGCGCGCCGGTATCCAGCAAAAACTCAGTGCGCTCAAGAAAGACATCAGCCGCACCGAGAGCGAAAAGGAAGACGCGGCCGACGAGCTGGCCGAGTCGGAAGAAGCGATCTCCGACGCCAACCGCTCGCTGCGCGAACTGGCCGACGAGCAGGCTGCCACCAATGCCAAGCTGAAGGATCTCGCGACCGAAGAGGCGCGCCTTGGCGAGACCATCGCGGTCCAGAAGCGCCAACTGGCCAAGCTGTTGCGCGAACACTATGTTGCCGGCAACGAGGACCGCATCAAGCTGCTGCTGTCGGGCGATAACCCGAACCGGATCAACCGCGACCTGCAGATGATGGCCTATGTGTCGCAGGCGCAAGCCAAACTATTGAATTCCCTGCGCGCGAACCTGGCGGCCGTCGAGGCGAATCACGCCGAGACGCAGAACGCCAAGGACGAGCTGGAAGAAATCGCACAAGAGCAGAAGTCGCAGAAGGCGCTGCTCGAAAAAGAAAAGAGCAAGCGCGCCACCCTGCTGGCGAATCTGTCGAGCAAGCTGACGGACCAGCGCAAGCAGGCGAGCCGCCTGGAACAGGACGAGCAGCGCATGAGCGGCCTCGTCGACCGCCTGACGCGCCTGATCCGCGAACAGGAAATCGCGGCCGCCGCCGAGCGCAAGCGACAACAGGAACTGGCCGCCGCGCGCGCGAAAGCGGCCGCCGAAGCGAAAGAACGCGCGCTGGCGCGGGCCAAGGCGCAGCGCGAAGAGCGCGAACGCCTGGCGCGCGAAGCGGCCAGGGAAGCGGCCAAGACCGGCAAGCCCGTTAAACCGTTGCCGCCGCCGAAGCCCGAGCCGGAAG
This genomic stretch from Massilia putida harbors:
- a CDS encoding rhodanese-like domain-containing protein; amino-acid sequence: MKFIIDHFITVAIAVLSGGALLWLSLAPRGRVASPLQATQMINRGKSTAVIDVRGADAFANGHLRDAKHIPLADLGNRTSELDKSRVKTIIVVDQDGKHADKAARLLKAAGFEDIYGLEGGIAAWMAAGLPLIK
- the gpmA gene encoding 2,3-diphosphoglycerate-dependent phosphoglycerate mutase, which gives rise to MYKIVFMRHGESTWNLENRFTGWTDVDLTEKGVNEAKTAGRLLKEAGFTFDLAYTSVLKRAIRTLWLAMDEMDMMWLPVKNDWRLNERHYGALQGLDKGETAAKFGDEQVLVWRRSYDTPPPALEANDPRTSFNDPRYAGLDKAQIPLTECLKDTVARVMPAWDEEIAPAIRAGKQILISAHGNSLRAVIKMLDNISDTDIVGLNIPNGTPLVYELDADLKPIRHYYLGDQEAIAAAMAAVANQGKAK
- a CDS encoding murein hydrolase activator EnvC family protein, whose amino-acid sequence is MCGLVACAFAFGGAQAAPRQTERSKQKAAAEAARAGIQQKLSALKKDISRTESEKEDAADELAESEEAISDANRSLRELADEQAATNAKLKDLATEEARLGETIAVQKRQLAKLLREHYVAGNEDRIKLLLSGDNPNRINRDLQMMAYVSQAQAKLLNSLRANLAAVEANHAETQNAKDELEEIAQEQKSQKALLEKEKSKRATLLANLSSKLTDQRKQASRLEQDEQRMSGLVDRLTRLIREQEIAAAAERKRQQELAAARAKAAAEAKERALARAKAQREERERLAREAAREAAKTGKPVKPLPPPKPEPEETRVAEEPAPKPEAPQRRADTALAADLPSGAFESLRGRLPAPIAGKIVARFGAKRGDGPTWRGMFIKAPEGTDVRAIAAGRVVFANWMRGYGNLIIVNHGGEYLSIYGNNQTLMKQAGDAVKPGDVIASAGNTGGNEESGLYFELRHLGKAFDPAGWIRF